The sequence below is a genomic window from Felis catus isolate Fca126 chromosome A2, F.catus_Fca126_mat1.0, whole genome shotgun sequence.
CAGACACGGACACAGGCTTGCACACACCAAGAAGCAGACATGCCGCCGGCCCTGCAGGTGCACACCCATACACAAGCACACGGGCACTTGCACACGTGCAGATACATGCAGATATGGCGTGTCCACGTCGCACAGACACACATAGGAACACAACCCACGTACCACACACTTAAACACTCGCACAAAGACACAGCCTCCTTACACGCAGGAACACACACGTACAAATAGGCATTCCGCGCAAGGGCATGTCACACCCCCCAGCAAAGACATATACACCACCACCCACATTCAGATACCCACGCATACAGATTCGTGCACACTTCCCTGCTTGAGCCCTAAGTCCTACAGGGGTGTGGAAGCCAGGGCATCTCTTGCTATTATTTCTCCTCCCGCaggtcagagcagagccagggcCCAGGGTTGGAGGAGGGCTGTCCCAGAGGAAGTCACCATGTCTATCCCCAAGACCTCCTCAGACCCTGGGTGCCTGTTCTCCTCACAGATCCCTCCTTGTGGGCCCCAGCTAAGGCCTGCTGAAGCAGAAAACCATGGTAACACCATCTTCCCCAGCCCCGGGTGGTCCCCAGCCAGGAGCATCAGGTTGGGGAAGTGCTGCTCCCAGGCCAAGCCGGGAGATATTTCCCCTCCTCGCCTCTGCCCAGGCCACGttgcccagcccctcccaccacccagtGGCCAGTCTGCCTGAGGGAGAGCTTCCCTCAGCTAGGGTCGGCTCCTCCCCGCCAAGGCCCCACCAAGGTGCTGCTGAGACTGTCCCGGAGTGAGTGGACTGGGCATAAGTTTTGGAGGAGGGTCCGGCCGCCTGGTGGGAGCAGGGGAGCCATGGCCACAGCCCAGCTGGGCACTGCTCCCGAAATAGCTTGGGGGTTTCCATTTTTAGTGTGAGGAGAACAGGGCAGCTCTATGGGAGCAGGAACAAGGCCGCCTCTGTTTGCTAcccgagggggtgggggaaaggggataGCAGGGAGAGTCGTGAACTCAGGACTATGGCAAGGCCAGGCTTCCCAGGAGCCCCCCACTTTGTTTCCAAGGGGTCGGGGAAGAAAGTTTCTTCCTCTGGGAAGACAGGGTCTGTCTGAGGATGGGCAGAGGCTACCTCCTGCACTCCCTCCAGTAGCCTCCTGCCCAGGGATGTGCCTGGGGCAAAGGGTCCATAGTTAGACCAAGAGTCACTCTGTCATTGGCTTACAAACATTTGCTCAGAGCCTACTGCATGCCAAAGCTTTCCAACCCTCAAGGGGCAGCAACAAAGACACTCCCCAAATGTAAAGTCACAACTGGGTCAAGTGGCCCACAGGAGGATGGGAGGGATCAGAAGAGCTCCTGGCCAGGCCACATAGGAGGCTGAAGGCTGACCCACTCTGGGAAAAGTGATGGACTCTTTCAATCACTGAAGCAGGACCCTCACCCTTCTCCACATACCACAGGtggtggaggagggaaagaggggtgGTGACATCTCGAGGCACTCGAATTCACCTAACCCCTGCCACTGGCcagagcagcccccagcccctaaAGGCCACCCCTCCTACCTCACAGGATCTTCAAGCAGAATCAGAACACATCTCTCCCCTTTCTTTGGGGCAGCCCAAGGCCTCAAGAATAAAGGTCAAACCCCTCCAGTCCACGCCCTCTTCCATCCAATCTATGCCAGGGCTCCCCCACACATGCTGTTAGCTCCTGCTGGCCTAACTGTGGGCTGTTTCACACTCCTCCCTGCTTGGAATGCCCACTCCCTTTCTATCTAGTTAACTCTGACTCCCAACCATCTCCCAGGAGAGCTTTCCATGTCCCCCCAGGCTCCTGAGGAGTCCACCCTGTGTGGAGGATGGAATGGGCATATCCCAGCTACCACTCTAGTGTGTACTGCGGCTCTGGCTTGGGCTGAGCCTCAGATTTCCCATTTGCAGAATGGGAAGCAAGACTGCTCTGACCATTAAACATGAAATGTATATGCCTGGCATTGGTGGCACCAACCAAAGacacttttctctctgttccactCTCCCAACTCTAGACTTAAAGCTCCTTGCAGGCAGGAGCCCCAGCAACTAAGACAGATATTAGCACAAAGCAGGTGTTCCTCACATGTTGAAAGAACCCCCATTTCACAGCCAAGGAAATCCACTCAGGAGGGGAGATACGGGACCCACACCCTGTTCCAGCCACTTGGCCTCTCAAAGGACAAGGTGTCAGGTCCACTTTATTAATAACCAAGCCAGAGCAGACTGAAAAGGCTGGTTTGGAGCCAGGCCTCGTGTCCTCAACTTACAGGATCACGAGATCTCAGGCCCCATTCGAACTCACAGGCAAAGCCTAACTCTGCTTGTACCCAGGTCCCAGGCCTGCCTTGAGGTCTCTTCTGGGCTCATCTTTCTCTAGACCTCTTCAGCAGAGCCCTCAGCTGCCTAACTTCTATCTGCAAAGAGAAAGCAGCTCTGGGGCCCTCCTGGGGCTGTCCTCACCAACCAAAGGGGCTAACAAACTCTGCCCTTCCACACCTGAAGGGGTGGTACCCCAGCTCTCATTTAAGGGGATCAATGGGAAACTGgactttccctccccttctcctgcttaGCTCCCAGGGTCCACCCGGGAGAAGAGATTCACCGGCAGCACTGTAATGCACATTGCTCGCCCTGTTGTCTGTGTTtcgaggtggggtggaggggcccACCATTTACGCAACACCGCAACACCGGCGCGGACTCAGGAGCGCTCATCAATCACCCACTGCCTGGGTCGTGTAGGGAGGTGGGGGGTCTCCCTCTGGGGATGCCTGGCACAAGGCTCACAGTCCGCCTTTGTCAGTTGCGCTGAGCGCAGCCTGGAAGGGCTGTTACTACAGAGGGCAAGCCTAGACCTCCCCATCGGCTCTTCTTCgaccttcctccctcctccctcggcCGCGGGGCAAGGACCCCACCAGTGGTCCTGGGAGGGCGGGGAAGAGGCCGGCCGTCCCGGCTgtggcagcggcggcggcggcgaggagGGGGCGCGGAGGAGCAGCTCCACCTCCTCTGTCTCCCAATCGCGTTACAGGCGGAGCCGCCAGAGTTTCCCTCAGTGCGGAGAAGTGTGGTCCCAACTCTCAGGACCGAAGCTGCCCACCACTCACCCGGGCTGCCCCTGCCTGGCGGCATCGGGCCCCGGGCCCCTCCCCCCCCGGGGCCTCACCGCCACCCCCgggcccccgccccgggccccggaCTCACCACCCGGCCGGGCCCCGCGGGAGGAGCGCGCCGAGGCGGGCGCCGGCCGCTGCGGGCTCGGGATCTGCGCGCGGCGGCCtcgctgccccccgccccccggaggTGGCTCCGGCGGCGCCGCAGCTGTTACCCGGAGACCGAGGGGCGGAAAAGCGCGCCCGCTGCCCGCCCCTCCCGCCGCGGCGCTGCCACCGCCGGGAACAAAGGAGACAAAGCCGCGTCGGCCGGGCCGGGCTTCGCTCCTTCCCCCCGCGCCCGCCGggccgccctccccccgcccgccgcccagGCCAGGCCGGAAGCAGCCGGGAGAGCCGGGCGCGCGGCCCCGAGCCGCCCGGGACCCCGCATTCCAGCCCTGCGGGCTCCGCACTTGCCGAGGGCGGGGGACTCGACCCCTCCCTGTGGGGGCGCTGGCTGCTGGGCGGCGGTAGCCACGGCAACGCGGGTCGCGGCCAGGCGAGCTGAGGGCGAGGAGCAGAGCCCAGAGCTCTGGCTGCCCGACCCCACCCCATCCCGCCCCTGCCGGGCCATACCTGCGCGCTGCGCAGGAACCGGAATCAAGAGTCCTCCCGGGatgggcggggccggggggggggggtggtgcgcTTGGCGCCCACAGGTGTTGCAGGTACAGCGTCCGGCCTCTTCCTGCCCACCGGCGACGGGTGG
It includes:
- the LOC123381420 gene encoding translation initiation factor IF-2-like, with the protein product MPPALQIPPCGPQLRPAEAENHGNTIFPSPGWSPARSISCAERSLEGLLLQRASLDLPIGSSSTFLPPPSAAGQGPHQWSWEGGEEAGRPGCGSGGGGEEGARRSSSTSSVSQSRYRRSRQSFPQCGEVWSQLSGPKLPTTHPGCPCLAASGPGPLPPRGLTATPGPPPRAPDSPPGRAPREERAEAGAGRCGLGICARRPRCPPPPGGGSGGAAAVTRRPRGGKARPLPAPPAAALPPPGTKETKPRRPGRASLLPPAPAGPPSPRPPPRPGRKQPGEPGARPRAARDPAFQPCGLRTCRGRGTRPLPVGALAAGRR